Within the Heptranchias perlo isolate sHepPer1 chromosome 39, sHepPer1.hap1, whole genome shotgun sequence genome, the region ccagaggaaatagtttctctctatcgaccctatcaaatcctttaatcatcttaaaaacctcaattagatcaccccttaatcttctctgctggagggaatacaagcctagtctgtgcaacctgccctcataatttaacccttttagccccggtatcattctggtgaatctgcgctgtaccccctccaaggccaatatatccttcctgaggtgcggtgcccagaactgaacgcagtccctccagatggggtctgaccagggctttatataactgtaacaggCAACAAAACAGCATTCCTAAGTAAGGCAATGAAGTGTCAGAGAGTTCAACATAGTGGGACTGGAGCCCACAACCACAGAACACAACCACAGAACTGACACATAAGGCAAagggataaataaataaattagacAGATGGATCAATAGACAGATAAAGAGATTGAGACAGAGGATAAAATAGTTGACCTGATTTACAGATACACAGATGAGAATAATGAAAGCAGTGTTCACATATCACCGATCAAAACATACCTTTCTGATCTGTGGTATTCAGTCAGCAGATAAACCATTCTGTGATGGGCAGTTTCCCCAGAATGCATAATGCTGCTTCATGCTCATGAATAATAAACTTAGGGCCAGGCGGCCACAACGAATATGGAACAATTGAACCCAGTCCCGATAAAATGCAACAGTCATTAAGTCTTTGTCCCACTGATGctcaaaaaaaatccattcaGATAGTCAATCCGAGCAAAACAGCACAAAACACAGAGCACGATATATACAATCGAGAGATCCTATCTGAAACACAGAGCACATAATTCATTTGGGGATTGGGGAAATTCTGCCCAGTGGAAGTAAACGTGGAGAGGTTTTAATCCACTGGAATTCGATACAGTGCAAAGGGGTTTCGTCCATTGAAATTCTGTATAATTGGAGGGAATGGGGAAGGAATTGGATTGATTTCTGTACAATGactgggaatgggattaacttcAAATAAATCACATCCCCTCTGTGCACTGCCCGATCCCCTTGTTCCGTTAATTCCTttccttttggattccctttcctttttaaaaatacagtttcCTGCCTTTAACAAACCCTCCCTATCCTCCATCACCCCCCGCTCCCCCATTATCCTCCTGCTCTATAGATTTCCCTCTACACTACGCTGGAtatgactttaaatctatgatTAATTCTATTACTTATCGATGATTTTGAAAAATTCACTTTCAAGAGAAAATGTGAATAAAATCAAGAGAGAGATGGTGCAGGGAGGGGAATACCCGaatattttaaaagtttaaaaaaaacttttactttCATCTGCAACTCAATTCCCGTACAAGCCTCTctttttccacctctctctctctcacacaccccccaccacACAGCCTGCTTCCCGGGGGCTGGCCTGAACTGGGTAATCCCCACGAGGCACTTAAAATACGTAGCAGCTTCACCGTGTTGGCTAGAGGCAATTCAagagtcgagagagagagagagagacatacagagagagagagagagagaaaatctccgaaagcgtTTTTGGAGCAGTGCAGCAGGGACCATGAACGACGAGAAGACATTGTTGGGTCTTGAGGCTGGCAGGGAGATTGTCATTGAACAGCCAGCGTCTCAGGGCAGCCGATTGCTCAAGTtgatctgtacagttacagttctGGTGTTTGTGGCTGTTTCTTTGTATCTGTTATTCAGTCAGATTGGATTTCCGCCTTCCAACCAGCCTGGCCGGGTATGTAAGATCTCTTCCAAACATCAAGGgggttttaaaataaatatataattcCTTCTCTTTAACCTTCCTTTTATTTAAAGATTGAAATCTTGTTTCGTTTGTGTTTTAGTTCTGTCTAATTGTGGGTCCAGTCTCTGTATTGTCCTTATGTTAAACCCCATGGGTTGAATCTCATCCTTGTTAAATCAGTGATGTGACTATGTGTTGCCCCGTTCTGAGGGAAGGGGGGGTGAATTTCCTGCGAGTTTCTCGACTGGCTCTAATTTCGACGGTTTGCCCCGAATTTCTGCCGAAATTGCagaagctccgaggaaattcaacCCCCCCGGTTATTCCAGCCCGGTGGTCAACCAGCCCCACTTCTGCCCACCATGAGGCCAACTTTCCTCTTCCCGGGTGCTGGGAAGAGGCGCACAAAACACTTGTCGCAAATTTCGAGTGCAAACTGCCCGCGATTTGAGTGTTTTAAGTGAAATGAGTCCAGCCTGTGCCCGGATTTATGATCAGCACTGAGGAGGAACATCTGGATGAATGTTTAACACATCTGtgggacattcctctgtctgctgttgTCACAGGGGCTTTAACCCGTCAATTTTAGAGGGGATTTAGTGAGTCCGTCACAACAGTGGACACGGTAATCATAGGAACACATTCTGGGGGGGATCGTTAAATGGGAGGGATCGTTAAACGGGAGGGATCGTTAAACGTGGGATCGTTAAATGTGGGATCGTTAAACGGGAGGGATCGTTAAACGGGAGGGATCGTTAAACGGGAGGGATCGTTAAACGGGAGATCGTTAAACGGGAGGTATCGTTAAACGTGGGATCGTTAAATGTGGGATCGTTAAACGGGAGGGATCGTTAAACGGGAGGGATCGTTAAACGGGAGGGATCGTTAAACGGGAGATCGTTAAACGGGAGGGATCGTTAAACGGGAGGGATCATTAAATGTGGGATCGTTAAACGGGAGGGATCGTTAAACGTGGGATCGTTAAACGGGAGGGATCGTTAAACGGGAAGGATCGTTAAACGGGAGGGATCGTTAAATGGGGGGGATCGTTAAACGGGAGGGATCGTTAAACGTGGGATCGTTAAACGGGAGGGATCGTTAAACGGGGGATCGTTAAACGGGAGGGATCGTTAAACGTGGGATCGTTAAACGGGAGGGATCGTTAAACGGGGGATCGTTAAACGGGAGGGATCGTTAAACGGGAGGGATCGTTAAACGTGGGATCGTTAAACGGGAGGGATCGTTAAACGGGGGATCGTTAAACGGGAGGGATCGTTAAACGGGAGGGATCGTTAAACGTGGGATCGTTAAACGGGAGGGATCGTTAAACGGGGGATCGTTAAACGGGAGGGATCGTTAAACGGGGGATCGTTAAACGGGAGGGATCGTTAAACGTGGGATCGTTAAACGGGAGGGATCGTTAAACGGGGGATCGTTAAACGTGGGATCGTTAAACGGGAGGGATCGTTAAACGTGGGATCGTTAAACGGGAGGGATCGTTAAACGGGGGATCGTTAAACGGGAGGGATCGTTAAACGTGGGATCGTTAAACGGGAGGGATCATTAAATGTGGGATCGTTAAACGGGAGGGATCGTTAAACGTGGGATCGTTAAACGGGAGGGATCGTTAAATGGAGGATCGTTAAACGGGAGGGATCGTTAAATGGGGGGGATCGTTAAACGGGAGGGATCGTTAAACGGGGGATCGTTAAACGTGGGATCGTTAAACGGGAGGGATCGTTAAACGGGGGATCGTTAAACGTGGGATCGTTAAACGGGAGGGATCGTTAAACGTGGGATCGTTAAACGGGAGGGATCGTTAAACGTGGGATCGTTAAACGGGAGGGATCGTTAAACGGGGGATCGTTAAACGGGAGGGATCGTTAAACGGGAGGGATCGTTAAACGTGGGATCGTTAAACGGGAGGGATCGTTAAACGGGGGATCGTTAAACAGGAGGGATCGTTAAACGGGAGGGATCGTTAAACGTGGGATCGTTAAACGGGAGGGATCGTTAAACGGGGGATCGTTAAACGTGGGATCGTTAAACGGGAGGGATCGTTAAACGTGGGATCGTTAAACGGGAGGGATCGTTAAACGGGGGATCGTTAAACGGGAGGGATCGTTAAACGGGAGAGATCATTAAACGGGAGAGATCACATCTGCTGCCTGTTATACGCCACACCTGATATTaggttctattgaagtcaatgagaccCAATTATCAGACGGGGCGTAGAACAGGCAGACGATTCGATACTGATTGCTTTGCACAACTGCCCGGGACTGATTTCTACCCCGAAGTGTCCGTTGAGGTCAGCAGTAATATCTAGGCTTTGGTGTGAATCTCCTGTTTAATCTCGAACTCTCTCTGTTTCCTTCTGCAGAAAGCAGCACTGAGAGAAGCTGAGAATCTGCCTGCTAACAGTGGTGAGCGCTccctgcctctccctccctctccctccctgcctctcaccctgtctgtctctctctctccctctcaccctgtctgtctctctccctccctgcctctcaccctgtctgtctctctctctccctcccaccctgtctgtctctctccatccctgcctctcaccctgtctgtctctctccatccctgcctctcaccctctcaccctgtctgtctctctctctccctcccaccctgtctgtctctctccatccctgcctctcaccctctcaccctgtctgtctctctccctccctgcctctcaccctctcaccctgtctgtctctctccctccctgcctctcaccctctcaccctgtctgtctctctccctctctgtctttctccctctctctccctctccgcctctgtccctctgcctctctgtctctctttgcctgtctgatctctgtctctctccctctctgtctctctccctctctctccctctctctcccactctgcctctcaccctctctgtctctcaccctctctgtctctctccctctctgcctctcaccctctctgtctctctccctctctctcccactctgcctctctccctctcgtctctctccctctctctcccactctgcctctctctccctctctgtctctcatctctctctctttgtctctctctctctttgtctcttgctctctttgtctctcgctctctttgtctctctctctctttgtctctcgctctctttgtctctctctctgtctgtctttccctctgtctccttgcctttccctctctctttttctttgtctctctctctctatccctatctctctctccctgcctctctccctctctctctttctatctctctgtctctctctttctatctcattGTCAGTCAGTTTTCGGTACAGGTATATTATAATAGTGACTGAGAGTCCGGCTTTTCTGTTCCAGGTCTGCCTGTTCTCATGAAGCAGGTGGGAAACGATCTGACAACGAAAATCGCAGCTCACCTGACAGGTACGAGTCGATATTTGACGTTAATAGTCGTTTAATAGGCTATCAGAGGAGGAGTCAATAACTTCCGTGATGATAAACACCACAGTCAGCAGGCTTCACATGAATCTGTTAACGTGCCCTTCCTGATATCACACACCACAATTCTAACCTTAATTACCGTTCATTTTTGACCTCCTGACGTACTTCTTCTGCCCTTTTGTGGTATCTGGTCCCCTCTCTCGTGTCTCTCACCGGCTGCAGCTGCCCTCTAGTGTCTGGTGCACGCGCCAGGATGATCAGTGAGTGTCCCGTGGGCTATTAAACCAGGGTGGGCATCACAAGTCGGGCTCTATCCGAGTCTGATCTACCGAGAATCTGCTCTACTGTAACCAAGGACCTgaagaaaagaggaggctgagggggtgacctgaccggggtctttaaaatgatgaaagggtttgatagggtagacgtagagaaaatgtttccacttgtgggggaggccagaactagggggccataaatataagatagtcactgataaatccaatagggaattcaggagaaacctctttacccagagagtggtgagaatgtggaacttgcttaccacagggagtagttgaggtgaatagtgtagatggattttagGGGAAGCtcgatgagggagaaaggaatagaaggatatactgatagggtgagatgatgaggggagggaggaggctcgtctggagcataaacaccagcatagaccagttgggccgaatggcctgtctccctgctgtaaaattctgtgcgAGCTTAAGATCAACGTAATTAAGTTTAAACTGTTTATCAGAACCAGAAGAGATGAGctgggtgtttgtgtgtctgattctgaatgcatttttaatttttacatcTTATTTCTCCtctcccgttttctctctccctctccactccccaccgACCGCTCCCAAAAGCTCCACCTCAGGCTGGGATGCAGCTCCTGCCCTACGATAGCTCATCCAAGGGCTCGTGTATGAGCCAAGGCAGTGAGTTTTGCCAGACTATTTGACCAGCAGCTGAGTCCAATGCTGCCCTCACGCACATGCAGTGCCAGCAGAGGTGATCGGATAGCGATCGAGAGCAGGAAGCTGCCTCAATTTGTTTGTCCTCACTAATCCTGTGCTCAGATCCACTCTCCGGGGATTGTCTGAGCAGGTGCGTGAGAACGCCATCACCGCCaagcccccacccccactccgagtcacacacccccatcccgacttggaaatatatcgcccgttccttcatcgtcgctgggtcaaaatcctggaactcccttcccaacagcgctgtgggagaaccttcaccacacggactgcagcagttcaagaaggcggctcaccaccaccttctcgaggggcgggcgataaatgccagcctcgccagcgacgcccacatccccgagAATGAATTGAAGGCAAAAGACCATCCTCGGGCTTAGTTCAGAACCGGGCAGTGCGTTAACCAAGTGACCTGTTGTGTGCCTGTGCGGAGCAtggtccagttgggccgaatggcccttgtttctgtgctgtgcattccatGTGATGCTTAGCTTTTAAGAGGCGAGAGAGATGAAGGAAGGAAGCAAGAaatggaaaatggaaggaatcaaAAGAAGTTTTGCAGTTGCGCCAAAGTGCATATGCGTCCAGCAGAGGGCGATCCTCTGGCATTGTAGCACTGCAGGGGCTGCTGCACTCTTCTGACGGGCAGGCTGCCACTCAACAAGATGCTCCTGCTAGCCTGAATTCTAAAGTCTTCCAGTCCCTCAACGCTTAAAAACCCCGCTCTCCTTCATGAGCACAAAAACAgaagccccctctccctccccgcacccacccccccacaaaaaaataaAAGTCAATGCTGTCCATTTACGTTTcctctttatctctgtctctctcagccGACCCCAACAAAGACAAGACCAAAGAGCTGACCTGGCAGGAGGAGGCCGGCGTTGCGTTCTCTTACGGGGTCGAGTTCTTCAACAACAGCCTGCTGATCAGGAAGCCGGGTTTTTACTTTATCTACAGCCAGGCGGTCTTCTACGCCGGCAGCTGCAATGGACACACCATCTTCCTGAGCCACGGCATGCACAAGCTCTCCTTGGCTTACCCAGAGGAGACCATCCTGCTGAAGGCCACCAGGTCTGCCTGTCACAACGGTCGGCACGACGACCCCTGGTACAAGACCTCCTACCAGGGCGCCATATTCGAGTTCGAGGCCGGAGACAGGGTCTTCTCCAGGGTCagtcaggaggtggtgaagtATTTGGACACGAAAGAAGGGAAGACGTTTTTCGGGATATTTGCTTTGTGAGGAatgctttgtgtgtgtgtgtgtgtgtgtgtgtgtgtgttggccaGCAGAGAcctcctctgtgtgtctctgctgGGTGTAAACATCCCAAGTGAAATGGGGTTTAaacgaagaacttgcatttatatagcacctttcacaacctcaggacgccccaaagtgctttagagccaatgaaatactttttgaagtgtatcaccgtagggaaacgcggcagccaatttgtgcacagcaagatcccacaaacagcaatgtggtaatgatcagataatctgttttgtagtgatgttggttgaaggataaatattggccccccaGGACACCGCGGAGCACTCTCCTGCTGTTCTTCCAAATAGCGGCCGTGTGacatttcacgtccacctgagagaggagGCAgacggggggcctcggtttaacgtctcatccgacagtgcggtgctccctgggTACTGGCActcggagtgtcggcctggattacgtgctcgagtctcaggagtgggacttgaatccgtgaccttctaactcagaggggagagtgttatccactgagctaaggctgacacctgtTAACCTGGTTCCGATTGAGCTTGAGATAACACAGTGTGATCGGTGGCTGATAATTTGGGACTAAATTGGCAGACTCACTCGTGAGAGACCACAGGGTTGGCGATCGGGGGACATTAAAGTGCCAGTGCGGTCGGAATAGTGtaatcataagacagatttgctttATTTTATAGGCAGGTACATTTTAATTCAGAATCGATTGGCCTCTATATGAAACGTAGACGCctatataaaaaaagcaaatctaTTTTATGATTACACTTTTAACAGAGACTTACACTTTCTTCACTTAACAAgcaaaagctaaaggttaatATTGATAGAATATAAACATTAACCCTTTCCTCAGCCACCTGTTCTATGCCCCATTCGAGATTCAGTCCCATTGGTAGTTGACTGGAgacggggtcggggggggagagaggggaggggggttttTACCCGGGTTACAGCCTCCTCTATAATCACTCCAAGTCCGGGCGTGCCGACCGACCAGCGGTACATTTGCGGTCCTGTGTCCGTGCCGCGCCTCATTCGCCCTGCTCCGTTAAGCTGGTATTGAATGCGGATGGGGCAGTCTGAGCTCTCCCGCCTCTCTCTCGGGATCCACCAGCTGTTGTCAAGCCGACAGATGTGCTTGGACCCTACAGGCTGGAGGGGGCCTGAACGCTCCACTCATGCCCCTATAACGCTCCTGCCCTCCGAGACACCTTTcaagaaggatatgcagataggggtgagatgaagaggagtcATAAATGGCGACATGgctctgttgggccgaatggcctgtttctgtgctgtacattccatgtaacacTGAGAGCACAGGTAGGGGCCTCGGTCTGTACCGCTGTTTGAGTTTCTTTATGTTGAAGGAGGATGACGTGTGTTGTATGTGTGTAGGCGGGCAGTGTTCGCTAATCGCTGATACATTGAACAGAGCTCCTGCACTATATTGTCATCAATCGGCCCtgatttaatttatgatgaatgttATTTAAAATGGTACTCCCAGGGAGACACTAATCACAAAATGCCTGGAGCTACCAGCTTGAGATACGTGGCCTGACTCTCTAACCTGTGTATGAACTGCCTGCTATCTCAGCATCTCTCGGCACAGTGCCAGTCAAGCGCAGTTGGCACTAAATCGTCCGTGGGCTGATGCCACGCGAATGTATTTATAATGCGTGTATATTGTCTTTTCTCATGTGAGCTGGTATCGACTTTTATTTATTGGTGAACGATGTGTTTCTTTAAATGCAAATCGAATGTAACCTGCACTTGTCAAAGTGCATTGTGGGATTGCCTCTGTTGTGCCAGTCAACATCTGGTCGCTATGCACTATCTGGTCGCTATGCACTATCTGGTCGCTATGCACTATCTGGTCGCTATGCACTATCTGGTCGCTATGCACTATCTGGTCGCTATGCACTATCTGGGAAACCCAAGTCGATCTAATGCTGCTCCCATATTTGGGAAGACTGCAGGTCAGAATACAGGAACAAGCTTGTCATTTTgattcctccttctcttccctctAGTCTctaaatcctctctctctctctctctctccctcgcacaaagggagcaattttaacctaacccgccctccGGGAAACTTCCAGAATCGGGTgcgacgctggttttacacctccTCCCGATTTTACCCTCCGTTGAAGTTGTCGGAGAGCGATATCGGGCGGGGgttttccacccgatcccgtgggattcTCCGTCCAgacagttaggttaaaatcacccccacagtCTTCCCTTTCCATGTGCTACTGATGGCCCATTCTCTATGGTTGTTACTTATCTGAACACGCCTCTAAACACAGCACTCTAGGTAACCTCCCTCCTCCCTACATTCCCAACTGCGTTGAAGTTAAGACTCATCGCACCATCACCTAGTTTGCCTCATTCTTTCAGCAGGTCTCGAAAACCCCTCGCCTCCCTcaaatctttccttctttctacaGTCAAGAGATTCAGGCTTGAGGTCACCTCACCTGCACCTCTTTATCTTCTCTCCTATTCCTCTCCACCATGTTGGTGACCGACTCCGTGGACCTGGGCCCAGCACGTAGGCTTCTCAACAATAAGAACAAAAATCACTTTCCGGCAATCCATAGATTCTTCCGATGGGCATTCATCCCCCGACCCTCTGGAATAGGGCCCGAATTGGGAAAAGTCAATTATCTTGAATGTGTAGAATCCAATTGGTTTTGTATTCAGCTTATTTTAACCTTTCACCTTATAACCTGGGCAAAACTTGAACATTTTTTAATCATGTGTGTGGAGAGGCCAAAGGTTAACAATTGCTGTCTGTGGCAGGAACATGTTTTACGTTaaaaacattgggggtgattttaacccccgagaaagggtgggatgggggcgggtgggagttgttttttttgggtcgcaactgcaaaattttcggatttTGCATTCCCGGTGGGAAGCCTGAACTTTTTcgcgcccacgttaaacccggaaataaagcctggTTGCCGTCGTGACCCAAGAAaggactattttcaactcccacccgcccccaacccacctgttcttggggtttaaaatcacccccttggtcTGTTATAAAACAGGTCTTGACTGCTGTCAGAACTGAACTTGTGCAGTTCAGTTATTTTTGAATGTATTTAATTATaaggacttgtatttatttattttttattaaatAAAGTATTTTGCTACAAAATGAAAGCtactttttcttcttttttcaATGATGGGTTCAATTatttaaatcattaaaatgttggGCCTGTCTAAATGAGTGTACAGTTGCTCATGGCTTCCTCATTGGTAAGTGGTGACCAGAACAATTTTCTTGTAGAAGGacctcattgtgcctgtgtcatgtgatcactgccctccccgattccCCCGAGTTATTTGCTCTAATCTagttcctctgccctttccccggaccctttaacatttttcttttgtctgtttgtacacaaat harbors:
- the LOC137304880 gene encoding tumor necrosis factor-like gives rise to the protein MNDEKTLLGLEAGREIVIEQPASQGSRLLKLICTVTVLVFVAVSLYLLFSQIGFPPSNQPGRKAALREAENLPANSGLPVLMKQVGNDLTTKIAAHLTADPNKDKTKELTWQEEAGVAFSYGVEFFNNSLLIRKPGFYFIYSQAVFYAGSCNGHTIFLSHGMHKLSLAYPEETILLKATRSACHNGRHDDPWYKTSYQGAIFEFEAGDRVFSRVSQEVVKYLDTKEGKTFFGIFAL